The following coding sequences are from one Nilaparvata lugens isolate BPH chromosome 4, ASM1435652v1, whole genome shotgun sequence window:
- the LOC111053566 gene encoding small nuclear ribonucleoprotein F: protein MAAAAAAAANVPQQTMPINPKPYLNMCTGKTVLVKLKWGHEYKGLFVATDPYMNLQVANAEEYIEGVMTGVLGEVLIRCNNVLYVRCLEEDDEEGEMRD, encoded by the coding sequence ATGgcggcagcagcagcagcagcagcaaacGTTCCCCAGCAAACTATGCCGATCAATCCGAAACCTTACCTCAACATGTGTACCGGTAAGACTGTTTTAGTTAAATTAAAGTGGGGCCATGAATACAAGGGATTGTTTGTTGCTACGGATCCATACATGAACTTGCAAGTAGCTAATGCCGAAGAGTATATTGAAGGTGTTATGACGGGTGTTTTGGGTGAAGTGCTTATTCGGTGTAATAACGTTTTATACGTTCGATGTCTGGAGGAAGATGACGAAGAAGGAGAAATGAGAGACTAA